Proteins encoded within one genomic window of Candidatus Micrarchaeia archaeon:
- a CDS encoding transglycosylase SLT domain-containing protein, with protein MRLALITATIILGVSMAGQAKDNGKAVNVERLLDAIAQVESGSRADAVGDSGNAVGILQIWPIMVKDVNRISGKDFTLKDRCNKQKSYEMCRIYLNHYCKGMSDFNKSRCWNGGCYGHKKKATIPYAKKVMKAMK; from the coding sequence ATGCGATTAGCACTTATTACAGCCACGATAATTTTGGGAGTGTCAATGGCAGGGCAGGCCAAAGATAATGGCAAGGCGGTCAACGTAGAGCGATTATTGGACGCTATTGCACAGGTTGAGAGTGGAAGCCGAGCTGATGCAGTAGGCGATTCGGGAAATGCGGTAGGAATTTTGCAAATTTGGCCGATAATGGTCAAAGACGTAAATCGTATCAGCGGTAAAGATTTCACCCTGAAAGACCGATGCAACAAACAAAAGTCTTATGAGATGTGCCGTATCTACCTAAATCACTATTGCAAAGGAATGAGCGATTTCAACAAATCTCGCTGTTGGAATGGCGGCTGTTATGGCCACAAGAAAAAAGCTACAATTCCGTATGCAAAAAAAG